From the genome of Euwallacea similis isolate ESF13 chromosome 26, ESF131.1, whole genome shotgun sequence:
acCGTGGAGAATTCATTAAGTATTGGTGGATTTAATTAATGAACTAAATAGAGCTCTCGTTGCTCTCATAATACGACCGCAAATACAACTTATCCCTACGTATTTGCTGTCCCTAATGCCCTTTATGTTTTGCAAGAAACCGAAACTTAGTCTCAGACTAgcagcaaaaaatatataaatcaaTTCACCCCGTTGATTCCGCAGGGCTAGAGGAAAACCGAGAGCAGAACAAAGCCTTTTTTTCGGGTGTAATTCAGCCTCCCTATTAAAAGCCTTTCAAGGGCTCTCTGCTAGATTTCGCCTCACGCAGGTGGCCCCCAAGACTTTCGTATAGTGCAACGTAGCGGGCAGCAAACTGGAGTTCCGCTCCTGGGAAACCTCGATGGGACGTCTGAGGTCCCAAGTCAACCTTGCAAATCCATTAGGGAATACATCGCTGTTAATAGGGAAAAGTTGTAGGCATAAGATAGTAAAGGGCACACGAAATTGGTGTTGTAAATTTCGACCTGCCGTtgctttttcaattaagtCCTTGTCAGGGTCCTTGTTTCGCTCTCGATAAGCCGATTTATCTTGAGGATTTCATTAAGGTGATATTGCATGTCTTGACACCGGGGGTTAATCTTTGAGTCAAGCTTTAACTGCAATGGAACGAAAGGGAACATGCCCGAAAGAATTGTTCTCAGAACGGGACAAGTTTACCAGAAAAAACTCTCACTCTTCTAATGGTTCGTATTATTTATGGACCTACTTAGGGTTTCCTCGATGAAAATCGCAGCTCGTAAATATGGACAAATCTTTCAAAGTTAGAAAAATTGGATGTACCTGTAGGGACTGTATCATCTCTAAAAGCAGGAAATAGGAAAAGATCTCTGCAGGTTCGATAGACTAATGATCTTGGATCCCTTTTTGCTTTCACTCCAAATTAAGAAACAACCCCCGCCTGAGTCTTCTACCCTGGCTTTTAGCTTTTCCAAGATAATGGGGTGACTTAAATCTGTTATTAAACTAAAAGGTTTGTAATGTCCCTGCAAAAAATCCTAACTGGCGAATACTTGGCATATAATATTTGGCCTTAAGTTAATTATCTTGAAACCCAAACTTGAGTGAGGTTAGAGACACGCTTAGGTGCTGCAACCGAGAGGACaactaaatttgaagatatCAATATCTCCCTGTCATCCTACATCCTTCCCTTATACTCTCTGTTCATCATAATCCGCTTTATTAACTTAATAACAAGCGAGAAAACGCGAGAGTACAAACTTCAAGTGCACTAAAAAGAAATGAACTCGTGAGGACTGAGGGCATCGCTCGTACGAGTTGATACTTTACTTTTATAAACTTCCCTTGAACTTCACCTATCTTCTTTGCACTTCCCCCTATTTCCCTAGGACTTACCGCACTCCCTAAAACAGCGGAAGTTTACTCGAACTACCCATACTTTGCAATGTCTGCACACCAAACTTCCCCGACACTTTGCCCCTCGCTATGTACCAAACTTGAGTTACCACAGTCCTCCGTTCGGTCGCATGAGAATTAgcaattaataaatagaaCACTCCTATATATCTAATATGACAactaaatttcaagaattcaGTATTCCCATGCCACCAGTGTCTGATTACAGCGAAATTTGGAATGTGCCATGAAATTTAATTGGGGGTTCAGTACGGCAAGATGCTTGAATTTATCTACTCTACCTACTATGACATATGACATCAAGGAGTAGATAGCtgataacatttttgaaaatcgaaatacCTTGGAAATACCGTGAAAATTTCGTAAGTGTGTACACCAAAATATCTCAGTAATCTGCCCCATGCGCGACACATACTAAGTAACACTCTTGAGTATGTACGTTCTTCCCTACATTTTTATGGCAAcaagaaatcaatttttaattttaatgcaacATTTCCATATAAAGGCCAACCAGGCACTGTGACAATAAAGGTTGCGATGATCTTACATCCAATTTACTTGGAATTTCGGTTAATTCGAGTTATCATTCTGATTCATTACATCTATTTGGCATATAttgagaaaatataataaaaaacgtCAAATTTTCAACGGTAAATATAACTGAATGGCAAATACACTAGAGTGTTCCATTATATTCGCTTTTATGAATTCCCAGAGCAGATCAGGTGCCTCTAGAGCCCGATTTCAATGAATTTCACCCAAAGACCactaactaaaattttttagattatttccTAATCATGAGAATAAAGTGCATTATTTCTGATCTTGTGgcaatttccatttatttccGTTATTTCTCTAAATTAGCGCTTATTTCTGCCTACTTCCATTATTTCCATGTATTTTCGATTACTTTCGTATATTTTTGTCGCGTCatgatttcaaataatatttaaacatcAACGTTTTACACGACGTTGCTATTTACAAATGGTACGATTCCGGCTAAAACACTTTAAGGTTTATTGAAAAGGAGTCTTTGAATTAGGACACCTACTTGTaaactttgtaatttgagTGAGAAATTGAGAAGGtcttgaaataatatttagatTTGTGTAATCTAAAACTTTATCTTCAATTTATTGTCACCAGTAGGCGTAGCTTAATTTGGGATGTGGATAAACTAGAAAGGCAACGCTTCAACCGCAGCGTAGCCTAAAAAATGCGATAAAATATGATGTTGCTAAGACTTTTGAGCAGTATTTCAGCTCTCGGTTTGAGGTTTGCAGCTCCTACCAACAAATGACTTTTTTGAGCAATGTTAGCTTCGTTTTTGCCCTAATATCAGATGACGATACTCCGACCActataaaactataaaacaaacaaaaaatctaGGGGAGCAGACGGCGTTCCATCATTTATATATAAGGGTTGTGTTGAGGCTGTGCCGGCTccattaaaacatatttaatccAGCCCTAAAGTGTAGTTGTTTTCCTAATGGCTTACAGAAAGCATTGTTGCTCTACTTTTAAAGAATGGCACAAGAGAAAACGTTGAATTACCGACCTATCGGGATTGATGTTTGCAGACGATTTTAGACTGTTTAGATCAGAAGGCGaggaaataaattaagaagGTGCAATGAGGTCAAGGACTTAGGTGTGACATTTCGACCCAACTTCTTTAGTGAGATCGCATCTCGAAGACGCACCGAATGTTTGGTCACCTTAAGATTATTCCAACAGCCATGAAATTGAAAACGTGCAAAATGTTTTCCGTCTAAAGTCTTATACAGCTCCGTGTTCAAGAAATTTGGTATGCGTACATGATGTGCTAGGAGGATATCCGGGTTGTTCTCTTTAATTACAATATatacaatatacatataattaaaaatattagacCGTGAtcctataaataatatacatttcaAACCATCAAAGatcagtttaaaaatattgtctcATGATGTATTTTCTATAGACAATAAGTCCTCATCCATATCGCCTCTAACTTTTATGGCTACTATTTTTAATGAGtttgtctttaaaaatgtgGTATCAGATATTTAGGCTTAGTGATTTAAGACGTATTATGTTGAAGCAACATACTCGAGACCAGacttatatttatatttttcaaaaccattTTCTTTACATGTAATTACCTCTGGATAATTGTACAGCATaccataaacaaaaataatcaataatcaaATACATATaacaaaatgaacaaaaagactaataaaaaattgaatttttttcttgaaagtGACTGAATTCATAAACTGCTTGTAACAAACCTCGAAGTCTAGTTAGTTAATTAGAAGCAACATACTTCAAGCCATTTCCAAGATATTTTCAAGCTATTTTGGGATATTTCCAAGATATTTTGCAGTATGTTCGTGTACAAAAATTGGTCAATGACCTACCCCTAACACAAATGTGTGATTGTTGGGGCTTTATAATTCTGAATAGCAATGACAGTTGGAGGCCTTTGGAAAGCATCAACACTCATCTCTCGAGCAATCTTTATACATGTCCATGTACCAATATCAAACTGCAACATGCAGACTTGGCAGAGGGTAACATGTATATTTAGAATTTGAATtgtattgttattaataattcagtCGCATTCAAGTGCTGCTGATTGACTGATGGTAGCTCTGCTGAAGGCAATTTGTTTACGGTTTTGCATGTAAATGAAATCCGCGTAACCTAACCTAAAAGAGCGGCTGCGAAATCGATTTTTAGGTAATTTCTTCGGgtaaaaaacgtaaaataagTGTGACAACATTACATGCAGTACGTTACCTACCTATTTCGATAAAATCCATCATTGTAAATCCTTTTGGGCACCTTAGAGTGAATAGCCAGCCAAACAAAATTCAAGGTCTTGTGACGATTAAAACAAGGTAAAAATCCGTCGAAAAACGTCCGAATACAGGAAAAACACTGGTCGATTTCACCACAGAACTAAATGCCGCATCCGAAACGCcctaatttgtaatttattttccattttcacgGGGAAATACGGAAAAATAACACACGTCGaagaaattgatattttcaacATGGCCGCCGTAAAATTTCGTTCTTTCTGAAGGATTTGTTGACCCTGATGTAACGAACGATTTGATTGGTTGTCGCCCAGCGATTCGGCATGCTATTGGCCACGCTCAAGGTTAGGGACAAAACAAATGAAACATGCTTGGGCATGGGCACCtgtcagaattaaatttttttaatttaaaactttggtggaaaattaaatatggaaaatgaTCCCAGATAGGTTTTAGAAAACATTGCAAGGCAGAGTTGTCcagaatataatataatagcaaaatattttataaatggaATGACGTAAACCAGAAGAAAAGCTGGAATAATTGAAGCTCTTGGCGCCATCTAGTAGTAGACAGGTACCTAAAGTTGTCGAATTTGTAGCTCAAACAGTTACATCGTGACCGTTCTTCGTAAATGTTTCACATGCAACCTTCGGACTACAGATAGCGCTGATAGCAACATTTTAAGTTTCtattgatttagaaaatttacgAGCAATGCATTTAAAAAGCATATTAAATCGTTATTGACAAACGATATGACTTCAAAGAACGAAACCAATGAAGTCAtaaggtttattatttttaaaaaaatgcaatagaaaagtatttttttcgaGAAAGAACTCACAAATCAGAACcaactttaacttttttctctgAGGATGATTTACAAGTTgataaaaaatactgaaaaatgtgacgGGTTTTTTGAGGATATACAAAGCATAGAGGACATACATGCATTtcaaaagtgtttttattaaaataacattattacCTACCACTTTTAAAAAGTGATGGCATTATTCATCAGATAGCCATTTTCTAAACAGTAAAATACacaatcaaaaataaaaattatacaacaaaataataaatttcagtcGTGTTCAGATCtattataattattcaatacaataattattagcGAATCAGACAGAGAgacttattattttaagaaataaatgtttcctATAATAGCAggcatttttgtataaaactcCGATAGCTACTCTTATATGGGAATGTAGTAGGtataacaaaaaagttacgGGTCCAAACGGAGGTATGCAGGAATACAAAAcgattttactgaaaataataaataaatagtaaatattaaaatcgtaTATAATCTACAGAGACACGCATTGTACTAACAGTATAGATTAAAGCTCTATCCAGAACCTACTACCTTAAACACAAAGGAATTAATATCACAACaatctaaaatttacatatttcccTACTTATCATTAATGTTATTTCTTACTTTAACATTCATAAATAGAGCGCACAGTGGCTTAAACTTTCAGGTAGAATTCCATTTGTGGCAAGTGGAATGGAACGTTACCTTAAAGGTGCGTTCTCACGACTCGATTTTTGTTGAGCGATTAATGTTAATCAAAAATTGCGAAACACAGATTGATTACCTTGTTTCAGTACTAAATTGAAATCGAATGACTAAGTTGCTAaacttttgctaaaaaaactgcaaaacgTTTTAATTGAGCGTCGATTTTCGTTGGTTGGAATGGATTGTAAGAGTCAGAAGATTTACTAATTAACCTAGCTTTCGAGGAAAATGAAGGCTTTACAAAACGTTTGAAAATGTCTGAAGAAAAACTTGATGAACCCCTGTTTAAAGTTCATAATCATGTAAAAAACAAGACACTAAGCACTATCgccaaaaatgaaattgttttcatttattttccacGATCAACTTTAATTGTTCAACAAAAATTGGCTCGTAAAACGTGCCGTAACTCATCGCAATATGTATAACGGGATGCGAGAGAGAGGCTGTTTCACTAAAATACTCCAACAAGTAACAACTACCACAAATAATCACGTAGTTGTTAATTATGGAGTGAATCGAGtagagaaaatcaaataatcaTTCTCCTTCAGATATCGACAATTAATCTATCTAATTACCGATAAGTGCGTGTTCGTGTTGCCTGTACATTCACCCACGAATTTGTATCTAAAATTACACAATATTTCACCTAAACAAGTTCTTGGAACTATCCAAATGTCACGTTTAGAGTCTTTAGCGACATCGGTTCAATATACAACTCCCCCAAATCTCCAAATTTCTTAATACTGTCCAGTCCAGTCAGGGACTTCAATTCGATCCCTTGCACGTTTACCGATTCAAAGTAATTGTCCGCGTGGAACTTTACGACACTACATGTATAATTCGAATTAACTGAGCAATCGTAGCCTTGTCGATGTAGTACCATCAAGGCACTCGTTGATGGAAATTGAGAGTACTCGAAATCGGCTTGAGTTCTGAGGTTGAGTAAGTGAACGTCACAAGGCAGGGGCCGCTTGAGGAAACTCAGGTTATTCGACGCCTTCGCTTGGTGGTCTTGGTCAATTAGGAAGGTTTGGGCGGGGTAATTTAACATATTGGAGAGATGGGTTGCAAAAAGTGAAGGTCTCGGAAATGATTCTAACTTAGGAGTCTCTATTGGTGAAGTTGGGACGTTAAAAGAGCGCACCACTTCGCCCTTTTCGAAGGTGTCTTCGTCATCAAATCTCTTCGGCGGAGCCACGTTTTCTGCGGAAACCTTTGACATATCCTCGATGAGCAACCAGTACCTACTAGTGGTTCTACGATTATCCACCAGTCCTTCACCCATGCCCCTGGAATCATCGTATAAGGTCCTGCGATCCAGCATTACTTCCAAATATCCGGGTTGCCATGCAGACGCCCCTTGAGCATGATTGGTCAGTAAACTCAACCTAACGTTTTCGTCTTGTATGTACGCCATTGTGGTaataggaaaataatttccttctATTCCCACTCGCTCCACTTTAATGCGTTTTTGCATATTGAACCCATTGGCGTCCGAATAAAATTCTGGTACCTCACCGTTTTGTACGTCCGAGATAATCCTCATAAACAACTCCGTCTCCCTGTTTTTCGGAGGATTTTCAAAGTCCACGGTGTTTTCCACGCTGATAGCGTTGGCTAAAGACGAAGTCTCGTCTAAGAATATTGTAACTTTATGTTCCAAGAATGGTCCGTAAATCGTGAGTAATTCAGTGGTGACAGTTCCAGAAGTGATAATAACGGACATTTGTTCTTTGTACTGCGCCAATACGTCCTTCTCGTAGTCTCTTTCATTGGGGTCTGGCATGAAGAGGTACGCTCCCGAATGGAACTGAGCGCTCCTATAGGCAGCGAATTGGATCTTACACTGCATGACTTTAGGGCTGTGCTTGCGCATCACCGACTTCATGAAACCAGTGGTTCCACTGAACAATAACTTCATCTTGTGATTCTCCAATTGAATATCACTGGGAGGAATGTCTTTGACCTCAAAGGGAGCTTCCAGCTTACTGCCATCAAACAATATTTCGCTTTTCTTCAGGCAGTTTTTGCAATACAAAGTTGCAAGATTCTCTCGACGGCCCTCTGAATAAACGAGGTAAAAACTCGTAACGCTTAAGGCATCAAGTTTGGCAATGAAAACCAACTCAAAGGCACTGGGCTGTATCCAATACTTTCCAAGACTCGGCTCTAAAATTGGATTGATTTGAAATCCGAGCTCGTTCCCAACGGCGTCCGTCACCACGATATTTGTGGTATTAACCGTGAAGGAGACCACATGCTCTTGTGGATAAGCAAGagaattgaaaattacaacttttcttttttgatttaGCCCGATTTGAATGTTACTCTTGTTAGGCAGTTTATCGTAAGACTCCCGCTCGACATCGCTCAATACCAAGTTCTGCCCTTTGGTAATATGCACCTTAGGGAATAATAAAGACTGCAAGGCCAATTGCTGTACTTTCACTGTATCCCTAAGAGATTCAAAAAGCTTAATCCCGTAGTCCTTCATGACGAAAGATTTACTAGTGCCTGTTATGGCATCGTGATGTTGGAAAAGCCCTAAGTTCCTCCTAGCTCTAATAAGtttctcaaaattcttttCCAAAATCTTCCAATGAGCCGTCAACTTCTGTTGCTTAGCATTATTAGTCGCAATGGTGTACAAAATTTCAGCAGATCTTAGGCTGCTTTCTAGGTCTCTATTGAGGATCTTTAAAAAAGGCCTAGTGGTGAAGTATCCGGACCAATAAGCGGGTCTTCCTTCCGAAAATATGTCCGAATACACAAAGAAATCTCCTTTCAAGGATGGATATTGGTCGTATCGATTCAATATTGCATTGAAATAGTCACTAGGAGTTCCAAATGAAATCTCAGTCTTGTATAGCTGCTTATTTGCGTTAATGTAATCGATAAGCTTAACATAGTTCAAATACTGTTGGTCGAATTCCTCACGAAGATTATACCGGAAGTCGTCCCCGAGAGGCATTAGAACTACGTTATGAGGTAAAAGTGAACCAGTTTTTGCATACTGCTCTAGCAACAACTCGGCCTTCTCCTTAACGTTCTTATCAGTAATAGTTTGAGCTTTTAAGGAGGACTCGGTATATTCTCCTTGCACCTTGCGAAAGTCAAAATTAAGACAAATGTATGGATGCGGGCCGCAACTATGTTTAATCGAATATATGTCGAAGGGCTGATTATGGGTCAATATTGATCCGGAATGATCACTGGGACTCCAACTAGGCACCCAGCGAAAGTCTCCATATTGTTTCAATGCTAACCACTGCTTCCACGCGTAGTGGACCCTCTGGATAACGGTGCCTTTGATTCCGGACGATGCTAGGAGGTAAGGCACGGTACTGCCATGCCCGAAGGGGTCTACCGACCAGCCAGATTTTGGTTTGACGCCTAAATTTGCCCATAACCATTGATGTCCTGCAGATATAAgttgaatattaaaaactgaagaaaaaaatggggTCTTGCACCTCAaccaatttcaataaaaactcCTAATAGTAACGTGGAGTTATTGGTATAAAACCTCATTACatgaattttgaaaagccatatCATTACCCTCAATAAGTTGATCGACCATGGCAAAAATATGAACGTTCGCTTCGTCGGTCATGACCCAACCGCCGGTGGTGATTTCTAAACGTCCGGAATTAATCAAGTCTTTCAGGGCCTTCTGTTTGTTGGGATGCGCCTCCTCCCACCAGCTGTTGAGGAAAGAAATCTCTGACCAAATAAACGTCAGATTACCGTATTCTTGTAGTTTAGCCACCATGTTAGACATGATCTGCTTTGAAGCCACGTGGAAGTAGCTTTCGAACGTTTTTAACCACCCTGGGTCGTTGTGGGAGTGAGGAACGATGATAACctggaaaatttcaattggaATAATAAGTTATTGTGATCAGATTTTATAGGACGCCATGCCTAGATCAAATCAATACTCTTCTACTATGCATTCATATAGCTAGACTTATTACCGTGTATGAAATTTCTGAGCTGTAATGAACCTTACTCGACATACTACGGTGAAAAAAGTTCACAAGGTAACGCACTCATGTTACAGAACTAATCACCGTTGCATCATTCCTGCCGTCTCCGGTAAACAACAATGCTTCACGCTAACGGTGGTGAGTGCAATTTACAAATAAGTCAACCAAACCGCAAACTGGGAATTACGACTGTAACAATAACGAGGCTCATAACATACCTatgcaaaattaataaaattagaaattctcGATCATAGAActatttgatttatatttgtatAGAACAGTTCATTTAGGTGTCGTAGAACTGTTGCAGTAAGTGTGTCTTGTGGactaaaacaatttaaattcaaagaaGAAGCGTACGATGTTTGAACATTACATACCCATACACGTCAACATACTTATTTGCACTAATTTCTTAGTATCACATCGTCGTTTGACGGATACACATGGCAGAAGCATGGCCAGCATATCTTTATTTATAAATCTATAAAATCCAGTATACATATAGCTTTAACGTTTAATATTCATGCTTTTCTAACAAGCTTACAAATTCAAGACAAAACTCAAATATCAGTAAATCTAGAAACACACTTTCATGACCTTAAAACTACGTAATCAggctcaaaaaaatattattttccactaatcgattattattattagcaCCAGCAGTCCAGCAATATAGACGATATCTTACTAAGTTCCGACTAATTACTATGAGCAGTGGGAATTATGTAGATTTCAAATGTGAGAGAACCGATTCAAGATTCGTTGGACTTTTCTTAAAGACGATTTTTCCCTACTACAGCGTAAGTAAAGTAGCTGCAGGTCGCTCGACAAAGGTATCGTGTCAAGTGATGCGAGTAATGCATTTTAATGCGGTGTTACACAAGAACGGGAATTAATCTATAACCAACTACAATAATTTATGCATTTATACACACACAATGTCTTATACTTTTAGGATCTGTAAACACTCATTTACTTACTGCACAACACTTACTTTTAAAGGGGGTCTCTCCGGATCCATCTTCTGTCGCTCGTATCGGTCTTCAAAGGTTTTGTCCCAATATTCTTTGCTCCGCATCCATGTCGGCTGAAAAGGATCTCAATCAGCAAAACGTCTATTAAAACGTTAAATCGCTTGACTAAAAAAGGTCTATCTTGAAACAATCCAATTAGAAACTTCGCCTTTAATAATCGTCCTACGAATACCCGCTTCTGCAAAACTAATCAAAAGTGAAAACTTTCGATTCTACAAAGTTTTAAGGAGATTTTATAATTACTTGTTTAGAGGGCGACCGAAGACactttcctaatttcttctgAATTTTCagaactattattattatacacaAACTCTGTGACATTAATAGTTATTATTCAAGTTTTCCTTTTCTACACCTACAAAAAAACATAGCAATCACCAATTTTCAACAGGAACTAGCACGTTTTACGGCTTTTTCATGGCagatattcattaaaaaaatgaatttagcGAACAAACCCTAAATTTTAAACCTCAATTATTTCGTTCGGGTTATAAATTCAAATCCCCTTTAATGCATTTTCGTTACTAAGgtcttttgtttcaatttgattGTGGGCAAGACGGGAAAAACGAAACGTTGCACCAAACAATTGTAGCggtttcttttcatttaaaacagCAATTTTGCATTGAGGAAGTATTTCCAAGAAAGAAGAATCTGGTATAGAATAGGGATGTTTTAGTTAGCCAATGGGTATGCGGGtatttatacagagtggttcaagttgaatattttcaacGCAATCGTAATAAACACTCAAGAAGAACTACTATATAATTGGCATCGAGTGTAGAGTACTTTACAAGCATCCTTCATATACACTTTGAGATATCAAACTCGATAGGTTATACGTCAAAAAGCCCTCGAAGGCAAAGCAGTTTAACTGCTTGACATGATTTTTCTTCAGCACACAACAGTTAGATATTTAACTGCGCGTCCCGAATCccgaaaaaactgaaacataAAACCTATTAAAGCTTCCATGGAAAAGAACAAGCCGTCGTATTTCCTTCCATGGAAAAGATCCTTCCTTTTTCTTTCCGGGCGCTTTTTATGGATTTCAATTCCCATTAGTTCGCACTTCTTTACGATCGCCCGGAAGAGGACCGCCGCTGTTGCCAGAGTATAAATTCTCTTTTATTTGACAGCAAAGCCTTCGGCTTAAGActccttttttttaagagaaagTGCACCTAGTAACTATCAAAAAATGCACTCAAAGTCACTGGAAATCTCGGCAATCCAGGGTATTGGCTTCGAAATATTTACTAGGATCGATAATATTTGAATGCTGTCCTGTCTCGTCACACACCCCAAGGAGGAGGTGAATATTCCCTCGATGCCTTTTATATTCAAGATAATAAAGCAGTGGCGttactttgaaatattattgcttttatgCGAGATGACAACCTGACAAAGCATTAAGCTCGactaaatatttacttaacgGGAACCATTCATGAAGCAGCATCGGCTAAAGGTGGTATTAAACTAACTCGGTTTACACTTACAAATAAAACCGGTCTGTATTTACGTCGAAATGATGGGAAACTTCACTGATGCTTTTTGTGGCCGCCACAAAGCTTGGACTCACCTGAAAGTCGAACTCCTTGAATACGTCGAGGGTAGAGATGTCGGAATCTGCATAGACCAGTCTGGGACATTGGTCGAAATTTCCCTTTTCATAGAGCAGCCTGGCAGAGTTGGTGGCAGGGTTGATTAATTGTCCGTTGTGAGATTGGGTTGCTATCGAGCGGTTGGTTCGCTGGACATCGGTCGTGTAGCTTGACAAACCAATGTGCGATCGAGTTagatttttatgcaaaaatatattatttataatgctGGAACACACACaacgacatttttttcattgtatgTATGCCTAGGCAGTCAATT
Proteins encoded in this window:
- the alpha-Man-IIb gene encoding alpha-mannosidase 2; protein product: MTVLNRNRVCRRPSPKGFALTAIAATILLCIYYTSYTTDVQRTNRSIATQSHNGQLINPATNSARLLYEKGNFDQCPRLVYADSDISTLDVFKEFDFQPTWMRSKEYWDKTFEDRYERQKMDPERPPLKVIIVPHSHNDPGWLKTFESYFHVASKQIMSNMVAKLQEYGNLTFIWSEISFLNSWWEEAHPNKQKALKDLINSGRLEITTGGWVMTDEANVHIFAMVDQLIEGHQWLWANLGVKPKSGWSVDPFGHGSTVPYLLASSGIKGTVIQRVHYAWKQWLALKQYGDFRWVPSWSPSDHSGSILTHNQPFDIYSIKHSCGPHPYICLNFDFRKVQGEYTESSLKAQTITDKNVKEKAELLLEQYAKTGSLLPHNVVLMPLGDDFRYNLREEFDQQYLNYVKLIDYINANKQLYKTEISFGTPSDYFNAILNRYDQYPSLKGDFFVYSDIFSEGRPAYWSGYFTTRPFLKILNRDLESSLRSAEILYTIATNNAKQQKLTAHWKILEKNFEKLIRARRNLGLFQHHDAITGTSKSFVMKDYGIKLFESLRDTVKVQQLALQSLLFPKVHITKGQNLVLSDVERESYDKLPNKSNIQIGLNQKRKVVIFNSLAYPQEHVVSFTVNTTNIVVTDAVGNELGFQINPILEPSLGKYWIQPSAFELVFIAKLDALSVTSFYLVYSEGRRENLATLYCKNCLKKSEILFDGSKLEAPFEVKDIPPSDIQLENHKMKLLFSGTTGFMKSVMRKHSPKVMQCKIQFAAYRSAQFHSGAYLFMPDPNERDYEKDVLAQYKEQMSVIITSGTVTTELLTIYGPFLEHKVTIFLDETSSLANAISVENTVDFENPPKNRETELFMRIISDVQNGEVPEFYSDANGFNMQKRIKVERVGIEGNYFPITTMAYIQDENVRLSLLTNHAQGASAWQPGYLEVMLDRRTLYDDSRGMGEGLVDNRRTTSRYWLLIEDMSKVSAENVAPPKRFDDEDTFEKGEVVRSFNVPTSPIETPKLESFPRPSLFATHLSNMLNYPAQTFLIDQDHQAKASNNLSFLKRPLPCDVHLLNLRTQADFEYSQFPSTSALMVLHRQGYDCSVNSNYTCSVVKFHADNYFESVNVQGIELKSLTGLDSIKKFGDLGELYIEPMSLKTLNVTFG